The Etheostoma spectabile isolate EspeVRDwgs_2016 chromosome 24, UIUC_Espe_1.0, whole genome shotgun sequence genome contains a region encoding:
- the LOC116673790 gene encoding RCC1 and BTB domain-containing protein 1 isoform X1, with translation MERCFSVSRDGSGLCSPPPPASPPPCPHVLHSPRQPPPIPPSFSPSVLTTPPRQGRLSLAGAMVDVSKWPLFSLLSAEELATVRQACVFGTSANEAIYITHGNEVFVIGLNSSSCLGTGDSLSTVVPKKLDFLQGKKVVSLSYGSGPHVLLTTEDGQLFAWGHNGYSQLGNGNTNQGLSPLLVTANLQNKKVREVACGSHHSMALCHDGEVFAWGYNNCGQIGSGSTANQPYPRRVTGCLQGKTAVGITCGQTSSMALIDNGEVYGWGYNGNGQLGVGNNGNQLTPCRLAVLQGLCMQQIVSGYSHCLALTDEGLLYSWGANTYGQLGTGNKNNHLSPVQIMADKERIVEVAACHSTHTSAAKTQSGQVYMWGQCRGQSIVIPHLTHFSNTDDVFACFGTPPVMWRLMSVEHDGFMTVAEALRKEFDSPETSDLKFSVDGKCIHVHKAVLKIRCEHFRSMFRSQWTEDQQEVIEIGQFSYPVYRSFLQFLYTDTVDLPPEDAIGLLDLATSYCENRLKRLCQQIIKRGITVGNAFTLLSAAIRYDAEDLEVFCFRFCVNHLTQVTQTGAFWQVDGAMLKEFISKASRCGAFKN, from the exons ATGGAGCGATGCTTTAG TGTCAGCAGAGATGGTTCTGGTCTTTGCTCCCCACCTCCTCCAGCATCACCTCCTCCTTGTCCTCACGTCCTCCATTCTCCTCGTCAGCCCCCTCCCattcctccctccttctccccaTCAGTCCTGACTACTCCTCCTCGACAAGGAAGGCTAAGTCTTGCGGGAGCCATGGTGGACGTCAGTAAGTGGCCCCTGTTCTCTCTGCTGAGCGCTGAGGAACTAGCCACAGTCCGACAGGCCTGTGTCTTTGGAACCTCTGCTAATGAagccatctacatcacacatgGCAATGAg gtatttgtgattggtttgaacaGCAGCAGCTGCCTTGGTACAGGAGACAGTCTGAGCACCGTTGTGCCAAAGAAACTGGACTTCCTGCAGGGAAAGAAGGTAGTTAGCCTGAGCTATGGAAGCGGGCCTCATGTCCTACTGACCACCGAGG ATGGACAGCTGTTTGCTTGGGGGCACAATGGCTACAGTCAACTGGGGAATGGGAATACCAACCAGGGACTGTCACCGTTGCTGGTCACCGCCAACCTACAGAACAAGAAAGTGAGAGAAGTGGCGTGTGGCTCACATCACTCTATGGCCCTCTGTCATGATGGAGAG GTCTTTGCTTGGGGTTATAACAACTGTGGCCAGATCGGCTCCGGCTCCACGGCCAACCAGCCCTACCCCAGGAGAGTCACCGGCTGCCTGCAGGGGAAGACTGCTGTTGGCATCACATGTGGACAGACCTCCTCCATGGCTCTGATTGACAACGGAGAG GTTTATGGCTGGGGCTACAATGGTAATGGACAGCTGGGCGTAGGAAACAATGGAAACCAGCTGACACCTTGTCGCCTTGCTGTACTACAAGGGCTGTGTATGCAACAG ATTGTATCAGGCTACAGCCACTGCCTGGCACTAACAGACGAAGGGCTGCTGTATTCCTGGGGAGCAAACACCTACGGTCAACTGGGAACTGGCAACAAGAACAACCACCTCAGCCCTGTACAAATCATGGCTGACAAAGAGAG GATTGTAGAGGTCGCAGCATGCCATTCAACACATACTTCAGCAGCCAAGACCCAAAGCGGGCAG GTGTACATGTGGGGTCAGTGTCGGGGTCAGTCCATCGTCATTCCACACCTCACACACTTCAGCAACACTGACGACGTCTTCGCCTGCTTCGGCACACCCCCCGTCATGTGGAGGCTCATGTctgtgg AGCATGATGGCTTCATGACTGTTGCGGAGGCTCTGAGGAAAGAGTTTGACAGTCCAGAAACGTCGGATCTGAAATTCAGCGTTGACGGGAAATGCATTCACGTTCACAAAGCCGTGCTGAAGATCAG GTGTGAGCATTTCCGGTCCATGTTTCGGTCCCAATGGACGGAGGATCAGCAGGAGGTGATCGAGATCGGCCAGTTCTCCTACCCCGTCTACAGATCCTTCCTGCAGTTTCTCTACACAGACACCGTGGACCTTCCACCTGAGGACGCCATCG GCCTGTTGGACCTGGCCACCTCTTACTGTGAAAACCGGCTGAAACGTCTGTGTCAGCAGATCATCAAGAGAGGCATCACTGTCGGAAACGCCTTCACCCTGCTCTCTGCCGCCATACGATACGACGCAGAG gACCtggaagtgttttgttttaggTTTTGTGTAAACCATCTGACTCAGGTGACTCAGACTGGAGCCTTCTGGCAGGTGGATGGAGCCATGCTCAAGGAGTTTATCAGCAAAGCTAGCCGCTGCGGAGCCTTCAAGAACTAA
- the LOC116673790 gene encoding RCC1 and BTB domain-containing protein 1 isoform X2 produces the protein MVDVSKWPLFSLLSAEELATVRQACVFGTSANEAIYITHGNEVFVIGLNSSSCLGTGDSLSTVVPKKLDFLQGKKVVSLSYGSGPHVLLTTEDGQLFAWGHNGYSQLGNGNTNQGLSPLLVTANLQNKKVREVACGSHHSMALCHDGEVFAWGYNNCGQIGSGSTANQPYPRRVTGCLQGKTAVGITCGQTSSMALIDNGEVYGWGYNGNGQLGVGNNGNQLTPCRLAVLQGLCMQQIVSGYSHCLALTDEGLLYSWGANTYGQLGTGNKNNHLSPVQIMADKERIVEVAACHSTHTSAAKTQSGQVYMWGQCRGQSIVIPHLTHFSNTDDVFACFGTPPVMWRLMSVEHDGFMTVAEALRKEFDSPETSDLKFSVDGKCIHVHKAVLKIRCEHFRSMFRSQWTEDQQEVIEIGQFSYPVYRSFLQFLYTDTVDLPPEDAIGLLDLATSYCENRLKRLCQQIIKRGITVGNAFTLLSAAIRYDAEDLEVFCFRFCVNHLTQVTQTGAFWQVDGAMLKEFISKASRCGAFKN, from the exons ATGGTGGACGTCAGTAAGTGGCCCCTGTTCTCTCTGCTGAGCGCTGAGGAACTAGCCACAGTCCGACAGGCCTGTGTCTTTGGAACCTCTGCTAATGAagccatctacatcacacatgGCAATGAg gtatttgtgattggtttgaacaGCAGCAGCTGCCTTGGTACAGGAGACAGTCTGAGCACCGTTGTGCCAAAGAAACTGGACTTCCTGCAGGGAAAGAAGGTAGTTAGCCTGAGCTATGGAAGCGGGCCTCATGTCCTACTGACCACCGAGG ATGGACAGCTGTTTGCTTGGGGGCACAATGGCTACAGTCAACTGGGGAATGGGAATACCAACCAGGGACTGTCACCGTTGCTGGTCACCGCCAACCTACAGAACAAGAAAGTGAGAGAAGTGGCGTGTGGCTCACATCACTCTATGGCCCTCTGTCATGATGGAGAG GTCTTTGCTTGGGGTTATAACAACTGTGGCCAGATCGGCTCCGGCTCCACGGCCAACCAGCCCTACCCCAGGAGAGTCACCGGCTGCCTGCAGGGGAAGACTGCTGTTGGCATCACATGTGGACAGACCTCCTCCATGGCTCTGATTGACAACGGAGAG GTTTATGGCTGGGGCTACAATGGTAATGGACAGCTGGGCGTAGGAAACAATGGAAACCAGCTGACACCTTGTCGCCTTGCTGTACTACAAGGGCTGTGTATGCAACAG ATTGTATCAGGCTACAGCCACTGCCTGGCACTAACAGACGAAGGGCTGCTGTATTCCTGGGGAGCAAACACCTACGGTCAACTGGGAACTGGCAACAAGAACAACCACCTCAGCCCTGTACAAATCATGGCTGACAAAGAGAG GATTGTAGAGGTCGCAGCATGCCATTCAACACATACTTCAGCAGCCAAGACCCAAAGCGGGCAG GTGTACATGTGGGGTCAGTGTCGGGGTCAGTCCATCGTCATTCCACACCTCACACACTTCAGCAACACTGACGACGTCTTCGCCTGCTTCGGCACACCCCCCGTCATGTGGAGGCTCATGTctgtgg AGCATGATGGCTTCATGACTGTTGCGGAGGCTCTGAGGAAAGAGTTTGACAGTCCAGAAACGTCGGATCTGAAATTCAGCGTTGACGGGAAATGCATTCACGTTCACAAAGCCGTGCTGAAGATCAG GTGTGAGCATTTCCGGTCCATGTTTCGGTCCCAATGGACGGAGGATCAGCAGGAGGTGATCGAGATCGGCCAGTTCTCCTACCCCGTCTACAGATCCTTCCTGCAGTTTCTCTACACAGACACCGTGGACCTTCCACCTGAGGACGCCATCG GCCTGTTGGACCTGGCCACCTCTTACTGTGAAAACCGGCTGAAACGTCTGTGTCAGCAGATCATCAAGAGAGGCATCACTGTCGGAAACGCCTTCACCCTGCTCTCTGCCGCCATACGATACGACGCAGAG gACCtggaagtgttttgttttaggTTTTGTGTAAACCATCTGACTCAGGTGACTCAGACTGGAGCCTTCTGGCAGGTGGATGGAGCCATGCTCAAGGAGTTTATCAGCAAAGCTAGCCGCTGCGGAGCCTTCAAGAACTAA